The Desulfolucanica intricata genome has a window encoding:
- the ilvA gene encoding threonine ammonia-lyase — MTETKQLNLANVQEARRRLADVAHQTPLDYSKTFSEITKNQVYFKLENLQKTGSFKIRGAYNKIASLSNDEKARGVIAASAGNHAQGVAYAASKAGIKSTIVMPEGAPISKIVAAKGYGSEVILAGGGYDEAFRCIEAIQKETGATVIHGFDDLDIIAGQGTIGFELLEGLPELDLAVVPIGGGGLIAGIAFVLKQLKPSVQVIGVQAAGAPAMQLSFKSKELQETDSAQTIADGIAVKRPGKINFQMILQYVDDIVTVEDEEISRAILMLLERSKLVVEGSGAVTLAALLHNKIPVTGKNIACVLSGGNIDVYTISLIIERGLIKSGRYLRLRTVVTDRPGSLHKLLKLISQTKANVISINHDRISPQVSLKQAELELALETRNQEHIEQIVEKLVESGYHVEII; from the coding sequence ATGACGGAAACTAAACAATTAAATTTGGCAAATGTGCAGGAAGCCAGGCGCCGGCTGGCCGACGTCGCGCACCAGACACCTCTGGACTATTCCAAAACTTTCAGTGAAATAACAAAAAACCAGGTATATTTTAAACTGGAAAATCTTCAAAAGACGGGATCCTTTAAAATAAGAGGAGCTTATAATAAAATAGCTTCCCTGAGTAATGACGAGAAGGCCAGGGGAGTAATCGCTGCTTCGGCAGGAAATCATGCTCAAGGTGTAGCTTATGCGGCTTCAAAAGCGGGGATAAAATCTACCATTGTTATGCCGGAAGGAGCGCCGATCAGTAAAATAGTGGCGGCGAAAGGTTATGGTTCTGAGGTTATCCTGGCCGGTGGGGGATATGATGAAGCTTTTCGTTGCATCGAAGCTATTCAAAAAGAAACAGGTGCTACCGTTATACACGGGTTTGATGACTTGGATATTATAGCAGGTCAAGGCACTATTGGCTTTGAATTGCTGGAAGGTTTGCCTGAGCTGGATTTGGCAGTTGTTCCCATTGGAGGAGGAGGACTGATTGCCGGAATCGCCTTTGTGTTAAAACAGCTTAAGCCCAGTGTACAAGTGATCGGGGTTCAGGCTGCAGGTGCTCCGGCCATGCAGTTATCTTTTAAATCAAAGGAACTGCAGGAAACAGACAGTGCCCAGACCATTGCTGATGGAATTGCTGTAAAAAGACCGGGTAAAATTAATTTTCAAATGATTTTACAATATGTAGATGATATCGTCACTGTGGAAGATGAGGAGATTTCCCGGGCAATCTTAATGCTTTTAGAGCGATCAAAACTCGTTGTAGAAGGTTCCGGTGCAGTCACGTTGGCTGCTCTGCTGCATAATAAAATTCCGGTTACCGGAAAAAATATTGCTTGTGTTTTAAGCGGAGGAAATATAGATGTTTATACCATCTCCTTGATTATTGAGAGGGGACTGATTAAATCGGGCCGGTACCTGCGCTTACGAACGGTCGTAACAGATCGCCCCGGAAGTTTACATAAGCTTTTGAAGCTTATATCTCAAACGAAAGCTAATGTAATATCTATTAATCATGACCGGATATCCCCGCAGGTATCATTAAAACAAGCAGAATTGGAATTGGCTCTGGAAACCCGAAATCAGGAGCATATAGAACAAATTGTAGAAAAATTAGTCGAATCAGGCTATCATGTTGAGATTATTTAA
- the glmU gene encoding bifunctional UDP-N-acetylglucosamine diphosphorylase/glucosamine-1-phosphate N-acetyltransferase GlmU translates to MELAAVVLAAGKGTRMKSKTPKVLHQVCGLPMISHVLQAIKDAGVKKTVVVVGYQSESVTQALGTEVGIAVQKEQLGTAHALLQAEKQLKDFSGNILVVCGDTPLITAQTLNELVNLHVNKEASATVLTAQLEDPTGYGRVIRDENGRVAKIVEQKDAAADELLIKEINTGIYCFKTDFLFDSLKNISSENAQGEYYLTDIIQHYVQEGRPVCAQVVSNVAEIQGINDRRQLAEAEAILRKRVLDKLMAGGVTIIDPATTFIDKTVEIGFDTIIYPFSIIEGKTVIGTDCVIGPQSRLVDVQIGNDVKVLNSVILNSKIGDKVTIGPYAYIRPETVIGNEVKVGDFVEIKKSNIGNYSKVPHLSYIGDSIIGERVNIGAGTITCNYDGVAKHISIVEDGAFIGSNTNLVAPVKVGAGAIIGAGSTITKNVEPGALGVARSRQKNIEDWAFSKRQPKKD, encoded by the coding sequence ATGGAACTGGCGGCAGTGGTTTTAGCGGCAGGTAAAGGAACCCGCATGAAATCAAAAACACCTAAGGTGTTGCATCAGGTTTGTGGGCTTCCTATGATAAGCCATGTATTACAAGCAATTAAAGATGCCGGAGTGAAAAAAACAGTTGTAGTAGTTGGCTACCAAAGTGAATCGGTAACTCAAGCATTGGGTACTGAAGTAGGGATAGCTGTACAAAAGGAACAATTGGGAACTGCTCATGCCTTATTGCAAGCCGAGAAGCAGTTAAAGGATTTTTCGGGAAATATACTGGTTGTGTGCGGGGATACTCCTTTAATTACTGCACAAACCTTAAATGAACTTGTGAATTTGCATGTTAATAAAGAGGCATCGGCAACCGTGTTAACTGCCCAATTGGAAGATCCTACCGGATACGGGAGGGTTATTAGGGATGAGAATGGCCGGGTGGCCAAGATTGTTGAGCAGAAAGATGCTGCCGCAGATGAATTATTAATAAAGGAAATAAATACCGGTATATATTGTTTTAAAACTGATTTTTTATTTGACAGCTTAAAAAATATTTCCTCCGAGAATGCCCAGGGGGAATATTATCTGACAGATATTATACAGCATTATGTTCAAGAGGGCCGACCGGTTTGTGCCCAGGTGGTAAGTAATGTCGCAGAAATTCAAGGTATTAATGACCGCCGGCAGTTGGCTGAAGCTGAAGCAATATTAAGGAAGAGGGTTTTGGATAAACTTATGGCCGGCGGTGTTACTATTATTGATCCGGCTACTACTTTTATAGATAAGACGGTAGAAATTGGTTTTGATACAATTATTTATCCTTTTTCTATTATTGAGGGAAAAACAGTTATTGGAACAGATTGTGTTATCGGGCCGCAATCCAGACTGGTGGATGTGCAAATTGGCAATGATGTAAAGGTTTTAAACTCTGTTATTTTAAACAGTAAAATTGGGGATAAAGTAACTATCGGTCCTTATGCCTATATCAGGCCGGAAACGGTAATTGGAAATGAAGTTAAGGTAGGAGACTTTGTAGAAATAAAAAAATCCAACATTGGTAATTATAGTAAAGTTCCACATTTAAGTTATATTGGGGATAGTATAATTGGAGAAAGGGTTAATATTGGTGCCGGTACAATTACGTGTAATTATGATGGTGTGGCAAAACACATCAGTATCGTTGAAGACGGGGCTTTTATCGGCAGCAATACCAACCTTGTTGCACCGGTTAAGGTAGGGGCAGGGGCTATCATTGGGGCCGGTTCAACTATTACTAAGAATGTAGAGCCCGGGGCGCTGGGTGTTGCCAGAAGTAGACAGAAAAACATAGAGGACTGGGCGTTCTCAAAAAGGCAGCCGAAAAAAGATTAA
- the spoVG gene encoding septation regulator SpoVG yields the protein MHVTDVRVRKILAEGKMKAIVSVTLDDAFVIHDVKVVEGQSGLFVAMPSRKTPDGEFRDIAHPINSSAREIIQDAVLQAYQDAI from the coding sequence ATGCATGTTACTGATGTCAGAGTAAGAAAAATACTTGCGGAAGGCAAGATGAAAGCCATTGTGTCAGTAACTTTAGATGACGCCTTCGTAATTCATGATGTTAAGGTGGTAGAGGGACAAAGTGGTCTTTTTGTAGCTATGCCCAGTAGAAAGACGCCGGACGGTGAGTTTAGGGATATAGCACATCCCATAAATTCTTCAGCCCGGGAAATCATTCAAGATGCTGTACTGCAGGCTTACCAGGACGCTATTTAA